One Luteolibacter flavescens DNA window includes the following coding sequences:
- the xseB gene encoding exodeoxyribonuclease VII small subunit, protein MPARKKTPDAGQNGDNPSFEAALAELEEIVAAMEEEQLPLEELVSRYEKGSKLLARCETVLASARKRLQTISARAEAAEEETSDADEDDELTGAPAENDDDDDIRLF, encoded by the coding sequence ATGCCCGCCCGCAAGAAAACTCCCGACGCAGGTCAAAACGGCGACAATCCGAGCTTCGAAGCCGCGCTCGCGGAGCTGGAGGAAATCGTCGCCGCGATGGAGGAAGAGCAGCTTCCGCTGGAAGAATTGGTGTCCCGCTACGAAAAGGGCTCGAAATTGCTAGCTCGATGCGAAACGGTCCTCGCCTCCGCGCGGAAGCGCCTCCAAACCATCAGCGCGCGCGCCGAAGCCGCCGAGGAGGAGACCTCCGATGCGGACGAAGATGATGAATTGACCGGCGCACCGGCCGAAAACGACGACGATGACGACATCCGCCTCTTCTGA
- the dxs gene encoding 1-deoxy-D-xylulose-5-phosphate synthase, which produces MTTSASSEPPALGPLLSAIRTPEDVKAIAEADLPKLAAEVRHSLITSLSRTGGHLGPNLGVVELTIALHRVFSTPADNFVFDVAHQGYVHKMLTGRAPDIHTIRTYKGLNGFLLRSESEHDCYGAGHAGTALSAALGMAAARDLTKDDSHVVAVAGDAAFTCGPTLEALNNIAETTKKFIVVLNDNEWSIDKNVGAIARYFNALQTHSTYASVRNSAAEFVERVAGKAVRKLAHKVEEGAKNLLFPNVLFEKFGLRYFGPIDGHDLPLLIRTFEHLKTLNEPVVLHIITEKGRGYQPALDNPGKFHGLGAYKIEDGSVDVSATPTCSDIFGRTVTDLAKADEKVVAITAAMPGGTKLEIFKKELPQRYYDVGIAEEHAALFACGLATRGIKPFLAIYSTFMQRAYDMIIHDMALQHLPVRLCMDRGGLSGDDGPTHHGLFDIGYLRPVPGIVHMQPASEPEFVAMLKWMADYEAGPTAIRYPRGPINGTPLDAPVAPIELGKAIVESEGTDVALIGLGTLFEMAKQTKALLEAKGLSVALINPRFIKPLDGAVLERFARQCKVVCTFEDHVLHNGFGCGVIELLHDAAITTPVERIGWPDEFVEHGKPDTLMQLHGLTAEAAVAKVMKHF; this is translated from the coding sequence ATGACGACATCCGCCTCTTCTGAGCCCCCCGCCCTCGGGCCGCTCCTCTCCGCCATCCGCACTCCCGAAGACGTCAAGGCTATCGCGGAGGCGGACTTGCCAAAGCTGGCCGCGGAGGTCCGTCACTCGCTCATCACCTCGCTTTCCCGCACCGGCGGCCACCTCGGGCCGAATCTGGGCGTCGTCGAGCTGACCATCGCGCTGCACCGCGTCTTCTCCACCCCGGCTGACAATTTCGTCTTCGACGTGGCCCACCAGGGCTACGTGCACAAGATGCTGACCGGCCGAGCCCCGGACATCCACACGATCCGCACCTACAAGGGCCTGAACGGCTTCCTGCTGCGCAGCGAGTCCGAGCACGACTGCTATGGCGCGGGCCACGCAGGCACCGCCCTCTCCGCCGCGCTCGGCATGGCCGCCGCCCGCGACCTGACGAAGGATGACAGCCACGTGGTCGCCGTCGCCGGGGATGCCGCCTTCACCTGCGGCCCCACCCTTGAGGCGCTGAACAACATCGCCGAGACGACGAAGAAATTCATCGTCGTGCTGAACGACAACGAGTGGTCCATCGACAAGAACGTCGGCGCGATCGCCCGCTACTTCAACGCCCTGCAGACGCACTCGACCTACGCGAGCGTGCGGAATTCCGCCGCGGAATTCGTCGAGCGCGTCGCCGGCAAGGCCGTTCGCAAGCTCGCCCACAAGGTGGAGGAAGGCGCGAAGAACCTGCTTTTCCCGAATGTCCTCTTCGAGAAATTCGGCCTGCGTTACTTCGGCCCCATCGACGGCCACGACCTGCCGCTGCTGATCCGCACCTTCGAGCACCTGAAGACGCTCAACGAGCCTGTGGTGCTGCACATCATCACGGAAAAGGGCCGCGGCTACCAGCCCGCGCTGGACAACCCGGGCAAGTTCCACGGTCTCGGTGCCTACAAGATCGAGGACGGCTCGGTGGACGTCTCCGCCACGCCGACCTGCTCGGACATCTTCGGCCGCACGGTCACGGACCTCGCGAAGGCCGACGAGAAGGTGGTGGCCATCACCGCGGCCATGCCCGGCGGCACCAAGCTGGAGATTTTCAAGAAAGAGCTGCCCCAGCGCTACTACGACGTGGGCATCGCCGAGGAACACGCCGCGCTCTTCGCCTGCGGTCTCGCGACCCGGGGCATCAAGCCCTTCCTCGCGATCTACTCGACCTTCATGCAGCGCGCCTATGACATGATCATCCATGACATGGCGCTGCAGCACCTGCCCGTGCGCCTTTGCATGGACCGCGGCGGCCTCTCCGGCGACGACGGCCCGACGCACCACGGGCTCTTCGACATCGGCTACCTCCGCCCCGTCCCGGGCATCGTCCACATGCAGCCGGCCAGCGAGCCGGAATTCGTGGCCATGCTGAAGTGGATGGCGGACTACGAGGCCGGTCCGACCGCGATCCGCTACCCGCGCGGCCCGATCAATGGCACCCCGCTGGACGCGCCGGTCGCTCCGATCGAGCTCGGCAAGGCGATCGTCGAGTCCGAGGGCACCGACGTCGCGCTGATCGGCCTGGGCACCCTCTTCGAAATGGCGAAGCAGACGAAGGCGCTGCTGGAAGCCAAGGGCCTCTCTGTCGCGCTGATCAATCCCCGCTTCATCAAGCCGCTCGACGGTGCGGTGCTCGAGCGCTTCGCCCGCCAGTGCAAGGTGGTCTGCACCTTCGAGGACCATGTCCTTCACAATGGCTTCGGCTGCGGCGTGATCGAGCTGCTGCACGACGCCGCCATCACCACGCCGGTCGAGCGCATCGGCTGGCCGGATGAATTCGTCGAGCACGGCAAGCCGGACACGCTGATGCAGCTCCACGGCCTCACCGCGGAAGCGGCGGTCGCGAAGGTGATGAAGCACTTCTGA
- a CDS encoding DUF3634 family protein — translation MLWLLKLTSPLVLVIRAGKVGLAKGRLSGGIIREIQSIVSDEGIASGTIHADGSGRYHFSDSIPGELHQQLRNVLVSS, via the coding sequence ATGCTCTGGCTGCTCAAGCTGACTTCCCCGCTCGTCCTCGTGATCCGAGCAGGGAAGGTCGGCTTGGCCAAGGGGCGTCTGTCCGGCGGCATCATCCGGGAGATCCAGTCCATCGTTTCCGACGAGGGCATCGCCTCTGGCACCATTCATGCCGACGGCTCCGGCAGGTATCATTTCTCCGACAGCATCCCGGGAGAGTTACATCAGCAGTTGAGGAACGTGCTCGTTTCCTCATAA